GTGGTGCGGCGTGACCCTGGCAAAGATCGATGCCGTGCCTACCAGCCTGTCCAGTTCATCGTCCCCGGCCGCTTCGACGTCTGCGCCGAGTACGACACCATGATGAGTATCGCCATTACACATCCCCAAGCTACGACCAATCGCCGCAGCGGTCTCGGGGTGATCCCCGGTGACCATGCACACCCTAATCCCTGTTTCTGTGCAGGACCTGATCGCATCCTGAACACCGGGCCGGAGCGGGTCAATCATCCCCACGAAACCGAGCAGCTCAAGATTCTGGGGGAGTTGACCATCGCTGGCGGTAGACATATTCACCGATGGATGGTGTGCGATCGCAAGGACCCTAAGCCCTTGCCGGGCCATTTCGGCCGTCGTCTCGTTCTGCCGCGCATGTTCTTGCGGTGACAACGCGCAGGCCCGCAAGATGACCTCTGGCGCTCCCTTCACAAACACCTGCACCGCATGCTCACCGCGATCTCCCAATTCAGAGGCACGATGAAACGAGGCCGAGAACTGGCGTTCCGGCTCAAACGGGATCGACGTGACTTGGGGCTGTCGGTCAAGCAACGCTTCGCGAGCGATGCCCAGCTTCAGTGACATCGACAGCAGGGCAACATCAGTGGGGTCGCCGCGCCATGTCCATTCATCATGCGTTCTGCGGAGTTCACCCTCATTGCATAGCGCCGCACCTGCCACGAGGGTGTAAAGGCCGGGATGTTTACCCAAGTCGACGGGTGTATTGCCAAAGGTAACTTGCCCATTAGGAGCAAAGCCGACGCCGTCTACAGAATAGGCAGAGCCATCGGCCTGGCGAATCTCGCTGACCGACATCTCGTTGCATGTCAGGGTCCCGGTCTTGTCTGTAGCGATGTAGGTACAGCTGCCCAATCCTTCCACCGATCCGAGGCGGCGGACAATGACCCCCTTCCGGGCCATTCGGGTCGTGGCGATCGACAAGGCTACCGTGATACAGACCGGCAGCCCCTCCGGGATCACACTGACCACAAGGGCCACGGCAAAGATCGCCATCGTGGGAACATCCCGGCCCTGCGCCAGCACGCCCAAGACCGCGATGAGGATCGCGGCCAGCAAGACCAAAACGCCCAAACGCTGAGTGAACCGACGCAGGCGAGACAGTAGTGGAGGAACACCTCCCTCGATCTGGACAACATCACTTGCCAACTGACCGATGCTTGTCGAAGACCCCGTCGCGACAACGATACCTTGAGCCCGGCCCAACGTCACGGCCGTTCCTGCCCAAGCCATATTCTCTTGGTCTGAGGTCGGTGTATCGGCTTTTCCAAACCACGCAGTGTTCTTGCCGACCGACATCGACTCGCCGGTCAAGAGCGATTCATCGATCTCAAGCCCGCGCGCCTCGACAAGCCGGAGGTCCGCCGGGACCCGATCGCCCGATTCCATTAGAACGATGTCGCCCGGGACCAGTTCTTGACAATCTATGTTTCGGACCTCGCCCCCCCGCGATACAGCGGTTGTCATCCGGAGTAGTTTCTGCAGAGCACGAGAACTGTGCTCGGCCTTCTGCTCTTGGATCGCGCCGATGATCGCATTCAAGACCAGGACACCAGCGATAAACCCGGCATCTGAATGATGCCCGATCCAGAGGGACAGCAACGACGCCACGGCGAGGATATAGACCATCGGGCTCATGAACTGCCGGGCAACAATCTGCCATAATCGCACCGCAGGGGCAGTAGGCAATGCGTTGAGCCCATAACTTTCCTGCCGCCGATTCGCCTCGCGGTCCGAAAGCCCCGCCCGATCTGTATCCAACTGCTGCAAGACGCATTCGACACTCAGCGCACACCAAGCGCCGGATTCGTCTTGTCTCGCTTTACTGGAAGTCGTACTTGGGCAAGCGATATCATCCATCAGAGCGCACCAGGAATCCAGAATCTTTGGTCGCTACCCCTACAGGGACTAAGGAAACGGCCGTGGCTTTGTAAGCGGGGCAGTTCGATTCCGGGTCCCGCCAAGGCCCGACGAGACGATTCGTGTGCACCGCAGCGTCATGGAACGACATGAAAACTGTACCGCCTGCGACCTGGCCCGACAGGTGTACTTTCACACGGGTCTCCCCCCATCGGCTCGCAACCCGGACGTCATCCCCTTCATGTAAACCAATCGCGTCCGCATCTTGAGGGTGGATGTCAATCCGATCTGTCGCTGTCAGCTGGATGTTGTCCGTGCGGCGTGTCATCGTCCCGGTGTTGTAATGCTGCAGGACTCGCCCGGTAATCAATGTGAATGGATAGTCATCGCCAGGCGGCTCCGGGTTCTTCCGATGCTCAACACATGCCAGCTTCCCCTTGCCTCGCAAGAAGCCAGCATGATGCATGGTTGCCGTGCCGGGATGATCGGCCTCGGGGCAAGGCCATTGAATCCCATCACCCGTCAACCGGGAGAAACTCATACCGCCAAAGAGTGCCGGGGCAGTTGCGGCGATCTCATCCATGATCTCGCTTGAGGACTCGTGGGACCAGTCTTCTCCCATCTCTCGCGCAACTTCAAGCACGACGCGCCAGTCCGGCCACGCCTCGCCGGGTGGCTGACAGGCCGGGCGAACACGCTGGACCCGGCGTTCACCATTGGTGTAGGTTCCATCGGACTCCAAACAACCGGCAACGGGGAGGACCAGATGGGCCAGCTTCGCGGTTTCGCACAGGAAGAGGTCTTGGACCACTAGGAGGTCGAGCTGCTTCAGCGCATCTACCGCGTGGTTCTGATTCGGCTCGCTGTGCGCAAGGTCTTCGCCCATCACCCACATACCACGCAACTGCCCGGCGGCGGCCGCATCGAGCATCTCGGGGATCGTGAGCCCTTGCTGAAAAGGAGGAGTTACCCCCCAGAGATTCTGAAGGCGACGCCGGACTTCCTCGTCTTCCAATGACTGATAGCCGGTGACGAGCGCGGGCATGCAGCCCATATCCGCCGCCCCCTGGACGTTGTTTTGCCCGCGGAGCGGTAGCATGCCGGCCCCCTCGATCCCGATAGAGCCGGTCAGCATCCCCAGATTGCATAACGCTCGGATGGAGTCGGTTCCCTGCTCCTGCTCCGATAGACCCAGGCCATGGACGAACAAGACGGGGCCGCAAGATCCGAGCAGATCCGCAGCCGATTCCACCAACGATCGCTCGACACCCGAAGCCTCGGAAAGGAAATCCATCGACCGACCCAGCAGAAAGCGAGCCAGTTCTTCGTATCCCTCACAGCGTTCGTCGAGGTACTTGTGGGCGATGGCATCGGCGCTGATCAGCCTCAGTGCGATCGCGTTCAGGAGTTCAACGTTCGCCGCCGGCCGCAATGCCAGGTGGACCTGCGCGTACTCGGCCAACTCAATGCTTCTGGGGTCAATGACGATCAGGGGCGTGCCCGAGCGCACGGCCTGCTTGATGCGTGCCCCGATCACAGGATGCGCCTCGGTAGGATTAGCCCCTACGACAACGATACAGTTAGCCCGTTCAATATCAGCATACGATGCGCTGGCTGCCCCAGCCCCGGTCGCCTGCCGCAGGCCTAACGCGGTAGAGGCATGACACACCCTTGCGCAGCAGTCGATGTTGTTCGTGCCAATCACGGCCCGCGCCATCTTCTGCATAAGGTATGCCGACTCGTTTGTCGACCTAGACGAGGCGATCAAGCCGATCGAGTCGGGGCCGGACCCGCGACGCAACTCGCCGATGCGTCGGGCCAACCACGCAATCGCATCACGCCAGCTCACCGCCTCCAGCCGGCCGTCGCGCCGCAGGAGAGGTGTTTTCAGACGATCCGGGTGATGCTGCCAGGCGTGCGCAAACCGCCCCTTGGCACACAAGTGCCCGGCGTTAACTGCGGCATCCTCGATGCCCGTGATGCCCGCGACACGCCCGCCCTGAGCAGTCACAGCCACGCGGCAGCCGACCCCGCAGTAGCCGCAGACCGTGTCGGTTTCGGAGCCACCGCTCGTCGGGCCCGGATGGTCGACATCGGTCAAGGCACCAGTCGGGCAGTGATCGACACAAGCCCCGCAGGCGACACATGGGCTCTCCGAGAAGCGGTCGCTGCCACCGACCAAGAGGTGGACGTCGCCGCCCCGCCCGCCGATGCCGAAGACGCTCTGCCCCTGAATATCGTCGCAGGCATTCACGCAAAGCCGGCAGGTGATGCATTTCGATCGGTCCAGCCGGAGATACGTGTGGCTGTCGTCGATAGCTTCCTCACCGGAGGCGTCGCCCTGTGCTGACTCGGGGATCTGGACCCGGTAGCGCTGCATCAGCGCCTGCAATCGCGACCCTTGGAATGCAAGAGTACTTGTGTCGCATGAAGGATCGAGTTCGCTCACGATGAGGCCAAGGACTTGGCGACGCAGCGCCTCGATCTCCTCGGTCTTCGTCTGGACCACCATCCCGGGCTTCGCCTGGGTGTGACAAGCGGCTACAGGGCGTGCGGCACCCTGGACCTGTACCAGGCATAGCCGACACCCGCCCTCCGGGGCGAGCTGATCGTCGTGGCACAGGGTCGGGATATCGACGCCTGCACAGCGCGCCAGGTCGAGAAGGGTCTTCCCTTCTGGGCAAGTGACGGTCTTGCCATCAACAGTAAGCTGCGCTCCAGCCATCAGCGCCTCATTTCTGCTCGCAAAGAATCTGGTCACCAAACAGTTCCAACAGATCCCGGAGCGGCCCGGGGGTCTCGTGCCCAAAGGGGCAGAGCGAAGCCGCGGCGACTACGCCGAGTGTCGCCTCAATCTCGTCACGCCGATACGCCCCGGCCTGCACCATCTCCATCAGTCGCTTAGACCCCGCCCTGCAGGGCACACACTTCCCGCAGGACTCGTCCGCCATGAACTGGATGAGGTTCTCGAACAGGGCACGGCAGTCGGTGTCTTCGAGGATTGCCACGACACCCCCATGGCCCAGCGAGATACTTCGGCGGCGCATCTCGTCATAGCAGATCGGTACATCCCAGCGATCGGGCGTCAGCAACGTCCCCATCGGTCCCCCCAACAGGACAGCCAGAACCTGTTTCGCCCCGGCCCCACTCCCGGCCTCTTCGATGACCTGGGCCAAGGGAGTCCCGAACTCCACCTCGACCATGCCCGGCCTGGAGAAACCACTATTCAGGCAGATCACTTTGTTGCCGCTGGACTCCTGAGTCCCCAAGGCCCGGTAGGCCTCGGCCCCGTGCTGGATGATCCACGGGATATTGACCAGCGTTTCCACGTTGTTCACGATGGTCGGCCGGCCCCACAGGCCAGACTCCGCGGGATATGGGGGGCGTAGCCGTACCTCGCCACGCTCGCCCTCGATCGCGTTGATCAACGCAGTTTCCTCGCCGCAGACATACCCACCTTGGCCCCGCATCACCGTGACGTTGAACTCCAAGTCATGGCCCAGGATCCCACGCCCGAGCAGCCGGGCCCGACGCGCCTCTTCCACCGCCTCGCACATAACTTCGTAGGCCCGGGGGTACTCCCACCGCACAAAAACCACGCCCTGCTCGGCCCCGACGGCATACCCACACAACGCCATCCCTTCCAGGATCGCGTGGGGGTCGTGCTCCATCAGGACACGGTCAACGTACGAGCCGGGGTCTCCTTCATCCCCGTTCGCGATGACATATCGAACATCGGATGGCGTCTTTGCGCACACCTTCCACTTCGCACCGGTGGGATAACCCGCCCCTCCACGGCCCCGCTCTCCTGATGCCTCGACCTCGGCAAGCACCTGTACCTGGCTTCGGTGCGAAACGGCATCTTCAAGCGCCTGATACACGCCCGCGGCACGCGCATCCGAAAGAGACTGCGCCGGCCCACCCGTCAGGCGCTGGGTGACAATCGGTTGGCGTGTCGTAGACCGAATCTCGGGCAGGGAGTCTCCGATCGGCCGCCTATCGAGCGTGACGATGTTGCCATCGGGCTGCATCGCCGCCGGAGAACGATCGCAGTAGCCCAGGCAGTACACGTTCTGACAGTTGCTGGATGACGTGTCCAGCGCACTAGCTCCGGCCAGACGGCAACTCATCCCGTTACAGACCAAAGTCGAGGCCGGGTCCACACGCAAGGCCGCATAGAAATCGCCGATCCCTCGCAGACGTGCCTCTGGTATCCCCAGACGGGGCGACAACTGCCGATACGCCCGGGCGTCCAAGCATCCTCCCGAGGCGACATGCTGGCCCAAGACAGGTAACGCCAGATTGCTGCCGTCAGCTCGAAGACAATTGCCGGAAGGTGGGCCCTTCATACCGTCACCTTGCGCTCGGCTTCAGCCTGCGCCACGGCCTCACGTACCGCCAACACACTGTCCGGGTTCACCGAGATCGAATCGATCCCCGCTTCGACAAGGAACCGGGCGAACTCGGGGTGGTCACTCGGGGCCTGACCGCACAAACCCACAGGGACGCCGTGTTCGTGCGCTGTGTCAATCAGCTGCCGAATAGACCGGCGGACGGCCGCATGTCGATCATCAAACAGGTACGTCAACTCCTCGGAGTCTCTGTCGATCCCCAGCGTCAGCTGTGTCAGGTCGTTAGACCCGATCGAGAAGCCATCGAACAGCTCTGCAAACTCATCGGCCAAGACAATGTTCGACGGGATTTCAGCCATCACATATACCTGGAACCCACCGTCGCCTCGCCGCAGCCCGTGGTGCTCCAACTCCTCCAGGACGCGTTGCCCTTCTTCCGGGGTCCGGCAGAACGGCACCATCGCGATGATGTTGTTCAGCCCCATACGTTTGCGTGCCATCAGGAGTGCACGACATTCGAGTGCGAACCCTTCCCGGTAACCCTCGCTGTAGTACCGGCTGGCTCCGCGCCAGCCCAACATCGGGTTAGATTCCGACGGCTCGAACTGCCGCCCGCCAATCAGGTTGGCGTACTCGTTAGTCTTAAAGTCACTAAGACGGACGATGACCGGCTGTGGATAGCGGGAGGCGGCGATCGACGCGATCCCCATCGCCAGCTTCTCGACGAAGTAGGACTCCCGTGATTCATAAGCTTCTGTTGCGCGGTCGATCAGGTAGCGTGCTTCCACCGATTCCACTTCGTCGTAGTGGATGAGAGCCATCGGGTGAACCCGGATCGTGTCGTTGATAATGAACTCCATCCGTGCCAGACCGATCCCGTCCACGGGCAGGTTCCACCAGCGGAATGCGGCCTCGGGGCTGGCGATGTTCAGCATCACCTTGGTCTGTGTCGCTGGCGCGTCGCTCCAATCCTGTTCCTCCACGGAATGGGCCACGCTCCCCCGATACACATAGCCGGCATCTCCCTGTGTACAGTCGATCGTCACCTCCGCCCCGTCGGGGACCTGCCGTGTTGCACTCCCCGCGCCGACGACGGCGGGCAGCCCCAGTTCTCGGCACACGATCGCCGCGTGGCTCGTCCGCCCGCCTCGATCGGTCACGATGCCTGCGGCACGACGCATCAACGGCACCCAGTCCGGATCGGTCTGGTCAGTGACCAGAATGTCGCCCGGCTTGAAGAGGTCCGACTGAGAGACCGAATGGATCAGGGTTACAGGCCCCACCGCAACCGCAGTACCGATCGCCTGCCCGGTGACCAGTGGACGGCTCTTCTCCTGCATCCGGTAGACCTTCATCGAGGTGCCGCGGCGCTGCGACTGGACCGTCTCCGGACGGGCCTGCACGATGTAGAATTCGCCTGTGAGCCCGTCCTTCGCCCACTCGATATCCATCGGGCGTCCATACTCCACCTCAATGAGGCACGCCTGCCGCGCCAGGGTGATGACCTCATGCTCTTCGAGACACCACTGGCCGCGTTGCTTCTCGTCATTGTCGATCGCCTGTGTCCCGCCATCGCTGCCATAGACCAGCCGTTGCGTCTTGCTGCCAAGCGTTCGGCTGATGACCGGATGAAACGTATGGTCATCCAGCATGGGCTTGAACAGCCGCCACTGGTCGCCCGTCACAGACCCCTTGACCAACGATTCGCCAAGCCCCCACGTCCCTTCGATCAGCACGGCGTCTGGGAAACCCGTCTCACAGTCGAGCGTGAACATCACGCCGGCACAAGCCAGGTCGCTCCGAACCATCAGTTGAACGCCAGCAGATAAAGCGACATCCATGTCTCGAAATCCATGGCGGTGACGATAAGCAATCGCACGGTCCGTAAAGAGCGAAACAAAACAGTCCTGAATCGCGCGCAAAACCGCGGGCAACCCCACGACATTGAGGAAGGATTCCTGCTGCCCCGCGAAGCTTGCCTCCGGCAGATCTTCGGCTGTCGCGCTGCTCCGGACGGCCACACCGGGGGCCTCGGCTTGGGCCTCCGAGGACAACTTTGTATACGCACGGCCAATCGCCTCCGCGAAATCCGGAGGCAGTATGGCGCCCCGAAGCATGCCCCGGATCGCCTCGCCGACCTGGCTCAGGTTCCCCAGGTCCTCGTCGAGCTGGTCTAGTTGGGCGTGCATTCCATCTGGGAGATCATTCGCTTCCAGGAAGGCCCGATAGGCCGATGCCGTGGTTGCGAATCCATGGGGAACCTGGATGCCCAGCGGCCGCATCCTACCGTACATCTGGCCCAGCGAGGCGTTTTTCCCGCCGACAGCCGCGATCTCACCCAGACTGATCTCGTCAAACCACCTTAGATACGGGTCTGCCTTAGTGTTCATCTCGGGCCCCTGTCAGGATGCGTAGTGTCCACCGAATACTCGCAGGATCCCTGACCGACGCCATCGGGAGAAACCTGATTCCGGATCCTGCAGGCCCATGCAGCGCCAAGTTTGAAACCCAATCCCGAAATCCTGATGGGCTTGGGTATAATCCAAGGCCCTCTCGCCGTGCCTTGTGGATATAAACCGACGATGACCCCCGACCAGGCCATCCCGCAGAGTTCTGCTCAGCTAGCGCAAGGCGTTGCCGCCCCGCTCTGGACCCGTGAGCTTGCGTCAGGCCGGTTCCTTTTCTTTAACGATGCGTACCGGTCGCTCTGGCAACACCCCCCCGAATCATGGGCCGGTGGATATACCGACTGGCTTGCAACGATCCACGCACACGACCGAGACCTTGTCCTTGAAACCTATCAACGCGTGGCGGAGTTGGGCAACTACGAACTGGAGTACCACATCCTTCTCCCCGACGAATCGATCCGTGTCGTCAAGGAGTGCGGGGGCTTGCTGGATGGCAATAAAAGCATGATTGCAGGGGCAACACTTGGCGTCTCTCGCCCTGAATCTGCTAGCTGTCACCAGTGGGATCAGAAGCCGTTTTTTCTGGCGATGATGGAAGCCGTGGCGGATGCGGTCGTCGTGATCAATCACAGCGGTAGAATCATCCAAACCAATAAAGGAGCCTTGGACGTATTCGGATACTCCGAAGACGAACTGCTCGGGCACAACGTCAAGCTGCTCATGCCCGAGCCGGACCAGAGCCGGCACGACCAGTACATCAAGCGGTACCTCCACACGGGCAAGGCCAAGATCATCGGCACCGGGCGTACCACCTACGCGGTACGGAAGGACGGGGAGGTGTTCCCCATCGAGTTGTCGATCGCGGAGATCGATCACCTCCAGTGCTTTGTCGGCGTCATCCACGATATCTCGAAACGCCGAGCGTTAGAAAAACGGCAAGCAGACGCGAAACATCAGGAAAGACAAGCCATCGCACAGGAAATCCATGATGGCTTGGGTGGTCAGCTGACCGGTGTGGAGCTGCTGACGAAAGCGCTCGCGAAGCGTCTGGCATCGAAAGACTCTTCTGCAACGCACGAACTGAAAGTGATCTCGACCCATCTCCAGGAAGCGCACCGCCAGCTCCGACAGATCTCCCGGGGGATCATGCCCGTTGAGGGGTCGCCACAAGGGCTAGAGGGCGCTCTCCAGAAGTTTGCCCAAAACTCATCAAGAATTTCTCCGGCCTCAGTGGTGTTGCGCTGCGACCCACAGTTGCCGATCACCGATTCAACGATGGCGAACACGCTGTTCCGGATCGCCCAGGAGGCGACGACGAATGCCATCAAGCATGCTTCAGCTAAGCACATCTTGATCCAGCTCTGTAGCGGCCCCGACACCCTGACGCTTGTGGTCGAAGACGACGGCGTCGGGATTCAGGAAAAACCCGATGGACATGACGGCCTGGGCCTGCACACTATGAAGCAGCGGGCAGGCCTGATCGGAGCGAATCTGATCCTCGGCAGGCGTGAGGGGGGAGGCACTACCGTGAAGTGCCTCGTCTATCTACCGAGCAATGATGATGGAACCCAAAGAGAGAGCAGAAAAAACGGATAAACGACGCGTCCTGCTGGTCGAAGACCATCCAATCGTCCGGCAGGGGCTGCGGCAAATCATCGAGCTGGAAGACGACCTCGAAGTCTGCGGCGAGGAAGCAACGACCCATGACGCAATCCGTGCAATCGAAGCGCTCCATCCCGACCTCGTGCTTTTAGATCTGGCCCTACGGGGGAGCAGTGGGACCGATGTGTTGAAGTACATCCAGGAGCACTGGATCAGTGTCCGCACCGTCGTCATCTCAAGCAACCCGCCTGAGATTTGGGCAGAAGAAGTCATCCGGCATGGAGCGCTCGGATATATCAGCAAGGACGAGGCGGTAGATCATGTGATCCACGCGATACGTTCGGCTCTCTCAGGCAACATCTATACGCCAGACCAGAAGCCGGCAGATTCCGGGCACTGGTTCGGATAACCGACCTCGCCGCATCCAAGGGAACGCGACAGCATGGCACGCGCACGCGCAAGAAAGCCAGGACAGTCCGACGCACCGCCAGAGTTGCGGGTCTTTCTGGTAGATGACCACCCCGTCATCTGCTTGGGGATCACCCAGCTGCTGAACGAACAGCCGGGCATGCGCGTCTGTGGCCAGGCCAATGACACCGCGACCGCACGGAGAGAGATACTCAAGCAAAAACCTGATGTCGCCGTCATCGACATCGCGCTGGGTGAAGGCAACGGCCTAGAACTCCTGAAGGAACTCCAGGCACAGGGCTCAAAGACCGCCGTGCTCATCGTCTCGTCTTTCGACGAGACGGTCTACGCCCAGCGCTGCCTCGCGGCGGGTGCTTCGGGCTATCTCAACAAGGCCAACGCGCCCGACCAGATCGTCGATGCGATCACCCAGGTCGCAGCTGGCGGCATAGCTCTCAGCCAAGCGATGGCTCAGCGCGCCCTAAAACAATCCGCCCGCGGGCAGCGCAAGACCACCAACAATATCTCGCCGATCGATTCGCTCACAGACCGCGAGTTGCAGGTGCTTGAACTTCTGGGCAATGGCCATACATCGCAAGAGATCGCTGACAAGCTGTTTGTGAGCCCCAAGACCGTCGAGACACACAGAACCCACCTCAAAGAGAAACTCGGGGTTGCCAGTGTCCCGGAACTGGTCAGCTATGCGGCCAAGTGGGTCGTCCATCAGGCCTAGATCCCGTGAGTTGGTAGCACAAGGACATATGATGCAGGCGGCAGAAAACAACACGCCGACCCTCACCGCCGATGCGATCGCCGATCAGATTCTGAAGGCACGCATACTTCGCAAAACGAGTACGGGGCTGGAATCCCCCGACGAGATGTACCGGCGAGTAGCACACCATGTCGCGGGTGCCGAAAACAACTACGCATCCGCTTCCGAGGCAGAGTGTGTGGAAGAACGGTTCCTGCACCTGATGAGTACAAACGCGTTTCTGCCCAACTCCCCCACCCTCCGTAACGCCGGGACGGAGGAAGGTGCTCTAGGGGCCTGTTATGTGCTCCCGGTCGGCAGCCAGCCCCACCAACTCGACGACACGATCGCATTGGCAAAAGACATTTACCACGCCGGGGCGGGCACCGGGTTCTCGTTCTCGGGAATCAGAGATCCGCAAGGCCAAGGCCCATATGACGCAGTCGGCGCGGTTGCACAGAAGATTGATGATGCCGCGAAAGAGGAAGACCAGGCATCGCCACGGCCGGTTGCAAACATGGGCACGCTCCGCATCGACCACCCCGAGATCAGGTCATTCATCGCCATCAAGCAGAAGGCCGGTGCCTTGTCTCATTTTAACTTATCCGTGGGCGTCACCGATGCGTTTATGAGCGCCGCGTTGGCAGGCAGAAAGATCCCGCTTCGCTATGACGACAGCGATGCGACCGTCGGTGAGGTCTCGGCACACCGGCTCCTGGACGAGATTGCTCAGACCGCCTGGCTTACGGGCGAGCCCGGCATGCTTTTTCTCGACGCGATTCAACGCGCCAATCCACTGCCGGGCCTGGGGGACATCGTAGCGACCAACCCCTGTGGAGAGGTCCCCCTTTACCCCTTCGAGGCCTGCAATCTCGGCTCGATCAACCTGGCCGCGTGCCTGCAAGACGCCGGACAAGGTCAATATATTATCGATTGGAACCGCCTCGCGGAGATCACCGCGGACAGTGTCCGGTTCCTGGATGATGTGATCGATGTGACGCGGTGGGTTGATCCCCGTGTGGAAGAGGTCGCTCTACGTGGGCGGAAGATCGGCCTCGGGGTGATGGGGTTCGCGGATATGCTGCTCCGGCTGCGTGTCCCCTACAGCTCACGAATGGCGACGACGATCGCCGACGAGGTGATGAGTTTCATCCGTGAACACGCACGTGCCGAATCGATGAAACTCGCCAGCGAGCGAGGCGTGTTCCCGGCCTGGGGGATGAGTGTGTTCGCAGCCGACAACACCCCCATGCGGCATGCGGCATGCACCGCGATTGCTCCCACCGGAACCATCAGCAGAATCGCCGGTGTTTCTCCGGGGATCGAGCCGATCGGCTCGATGGCCAGCGCATACCCACATTTCCTGGGGCATGGCCCCATCACAACAGTCAACCCGACGCTGATACGTCTGTCACAGGATTTACATTTCGATCTTGATGCAACGCTGCACTACTACGCCGAGAACCATTCGCTCAGGCAGGCCCCATCGTTGTCTGAAGAACTCCAACACCTGCTCATGACTGCGACCGAGATTACACCCGAGCAGCACATCGGTATCCAATGCGCCTTCCAGAAGCACACGGACAGTGCCGTATCGAAGACAATCGCACTGAACCCGAAAACATGCGCAAGGCAGGTAGAAGCAGCCTTCCAACTGGCCTGGCGGGTCGGCCTCAAGGGCATCACGCTCTACCGAATGGGAAGCCGACCTGAC
The sequence above is a segment of the Phycisphaeraceae bacterium D3-23 genome. Coding sequences within it:
- a CDS encoding HAD-IC family P-type ATPase — protein: MDDIACPSTTSSKARQDESGAWCALSVECVLQQLDTDRAGLSDREANRRQESYGLNALPTAPAVRLWQIVARQFMSPMVYILAVASLLSLWIGHHSDAGFIAGVLVLNAIIGAIQEQKAEHSSRALQKLLRMTTAVSRGGEVRNIDCQELVPGDIVLMESGDRVPADLRLVEARGLEIDESLLTGESMSVGKNTAWFGKADTPTSDQENMAWAGTAVTLGRAQGIVVATGSSTSIGQLASDVVQIEGGVPPLLSRLRRFTQRLGVLVLLAAILIAVLGVLAQGRDVPTMAIFAVALVVSVIPEGLPVCITVALSIATTRMARKGVIVRRLGSVEGLGSCTYIATDKTGTLTCNEMSVSEIRQADGSAYSVDGVGFAPNGQVTFGNTPVDLGKHPGLYTLVAGAALCNEGELRRTHDEWTWRGDPTDVALLSMSLKLGIAREALLDRQPQVTSIPFEPERQFSASFHRASELGDRGEHAVQVFVKGAPEVILRACALSPQEHARQNETTAEMARQGLRVLAIAHHPSVNMSTASDGQLPQNLELLGFVGMIDPLRPGVQDAIRSCTETGIRVCMVTGDHPETAAAIGRSLGMCNGDTHHGVVLGADVEAAGDDELDRLVGTASIFARVTPHHKLRIVESAQRLGHFVAVTGDGVNDAPALRQANIGVAMGLRGTDIARQAADLIISDDNFTTIVAGIEEGRVVYDNIRKVIQLLVSTGVAEMVLVVMSVLFGMPLPLLPVQLLWLNLVTNGIQDVALAFEPGEPGILRRAPRPSQEPIFNRLMIHRVVVSAATMGSVGFGAFAWMLHMGWPLEQAQNAVLLLWVLFENVHIANCRSETRSAFASPPWASPVLMAGVLTAFLIHLLAMYWPPMQALLHTQPVPLHQWAVLALLATTVLCAVEIHKQLRRGLNRIAQDA
- a CDS encoding NADH-quinone oxidoreductase subunit L gives rise to the protein MQPDGNIVTLDRRPIGDSLPEIRSTTRQPIVTQRLTGGPAQSLSDARAAGVYQALEDAVSHRSQVQVLAEVEASGERGRGGAGYPTGAKWKVCAKTPSDVRYVIANGDEGDPGSYVDRVLMEHDPHAILEGMALCGYAVGAEQGVVFVRWEYPRAYEVMCEAVEEARRARLLGRGILGHDLEFNVTVMRGQGGYVCGEETALINAIEGERGEVRLRPPYPAESGLWGRPTIVNNVETLVNIPWIIQHGAEAYRALGTQESSGNKVICLNSGFSRPGMVEVEFGTPLAQVIEEAGSGAGAKQVLAVLLGGPMGTLLTPDRWDVPICYDEMRRRSISLGHGGVVAILEDTDCRALFENLIQFMADESCGKCVPCRAGSKRLMEMVQAGAYRRDEIEATLGVVAAASLCPFGHETPGPLRDLLELFGDQILCEQK
- the fdhF gene encoding formate dehydrogenase subunit alpha, whose translation is MTRFFASRNEALMAGAQLTVDGKTVTCPEGKTLLDLARCAGVDIPTLCHDDQLAPEGGCRLCLVQVQGAARPVAACHTQAKPGMVVQTKTEEIEALRRQVLGLIVSELDPSCDTSTLAFQGSRLQALMQRYRVQIPESAQGDASGEEAIDDSHTYLRLDRSKCITCRLCVNACDDIQGQSVFGIGGRGGDVHLLVGGSDRFSESPCVACGACVDHCPTGALTDVDHPGPTSGGSETDTVCGYCGVGCRVAVTAQGGRVAGITGIEDAAVNAGHLCAKGRFAHAWQHHPDRLKTPLLRRDGRLEAVSWRDAIAWLARRIGELRRGSGPDSIGLIASSRSTNESAYLMQKMARAVIGTNNIDCCARVCHASTALGLRQATGAGAASASYADIERANCIVVVGANPTEAHPVIGARIKQAVRSGTPLIVIDPRSIELAEYAQVHLALRPAANVELLNAIALRLISADAIAHKYLDERCEGYEELARFLLGRSMDFLSEASGVERSLVESAADLLGSCGPVLFVHGLGLSEQEQGTDSIRALCNLGMLTGSIGIEGAGMLPLRGQNNVQGAADMGCMPALVTGYQSLEDEEVRRRLQNLWGVTPPFQQGLTIPEMLDAAAAGQLRGMWVMGEDLAHSEPNQNHAVDALKQLDLLVVQDLFLCETAKLAHLVLPVAGCLESDGTYTNGERRVQRVRPACQPPGEAWPDWRVVLEVAREMGEDWSHESSSEIMDEIAATAPALFGGMSFSRLTGDGIQWPCPEADHPGTATMHHAGFLRGKGKLACVEHRKNPEPPGDDYPFTLITGRVLQHYNTGTMTRRTDNIQLTATDRIDIHPQDADAIGLHEGDDVRVASRWGETRVKVHLSGQVAGGTVFMSFHDAAVHTNRLVGPWRDPESNCPAYKATAVSLVPVGVATKDSGFLVRSDG